The following nucleotide sequence is from Deltaproteobacteria bacterium.
AAAGAAGTTCAGCCCTCAGGCATCGGTTTGCACCCTGGGTCGAATTTCTCAAAGAAAAAGAAAAGGACAAGAAAGCTTTCGGAGCATTAAATTGGGGAAGTAAATCTATCCCCGCCCACCACATGCGCATCTGTGCCGAAGTCAACAACTATATGAATCGGGAAGATGATATTGTGGTCAGCGACGGCGGAGATACCCAAGTGTGGATGTCTATGACCCGGACCGTCAGACAATCCGGGCATTACCTGGAATCCGGGTTATTTGGGTGTCTCGGCTGCGGCCTCCCCTATGCCCTTGGCGCTAAATTGCTCTACCCGGATAAACGGGTCTGCCTGGTCACCGGCGACGGTTCTATTGGCTTTAACTTTATGGAATTTGAAACGGCCCTCCGGAAAAACCTGCCGGTGGTCACGGTCATCTGCAACGACCAGCAGTGGGGAATGATCCGGCATTCGCAGGAAGTCAAACTTGGCCGTTTCATCAAAGAAGGAACGGAGATCGGCATGGTCAATTATCATAAGGCAGTGGAAGCTCTCGGTGGAAAAGGAATACTGGTAGAAACCCCCGAGGACATCCGGCCGGCCCTGGATGAGGCTTTTGCTGCGGGTGTGCCTGCCTGCCTAAACGTCATCACGGATCCCAAACCCATCAGCCCGGGCAGCATTGTCCTGGCCATGGTTGCCGGATTTGATGTATCGAAATTTTTTAAATAGAACCATTAATTGTGGATTGCGGACCGGTGGATGAAAAAGAAAATTCAGGCCAGGCTGTTGGTTGCTTCCATCGCCTGGGCCTCATCAGCCATGGCGGTCACCCAGGATGTTATCCATCCGGGGTTGCGGGCCATATCTTATGCGCTTTGCGTAATCGCGCAAAATTTACTGGGCAGCTCTCTCGGCCCCATCGTAACCGGAGCCCTTTCGGACC
It contains:
- a CDS encoding thiamine pyrophosphate-dependent enzyme; amino-acid sequence: MNREDDIVVSDGGDTQVWMSMTRTVRQSGHYLESGLFGCLGCGLPYALGAKLLYPDKRVCLVTGDGSIGFNFMEFETALRKNLPVVTVICNDQQWGMIRHSQEVKLGRFIKEGTEIGMVNYHKAVEALGGKGILVETPEDIRPALDEAFAAGVPACLNVITDPKPISPGSIVLAMVAGFDVSKFFK